One region of Vibrio zhugei genomic DNA includes:
- the tnpC gene encoding IS66 family transposase yields MVDCFPDSTCPCCGNTDVTVHDTPFYRHQVHEIPKPTIDITEYRLYSGQCQHCNELLRAKKPDHVSQGIMGPNLLSYIAVLAGQYHLSIRKTRSLLKEQFGTTFSIGAISEAQTKVASMLTPLHQAIRDSIQTAPLVHVDETSHPRNDEEGLRWCWLVASENLVYEKILFSRSMHSAKTVLGEHYSGFVVSDQCPSYNWINPEKHQLCWSHVTRNLQQIADYSGGGYTAYVGRRLTLIANMIFRIRHRLERKEITHGQYLRRMQRLQKSLDDWLEKGSTLIVQRYKGRCEKLQQHRQSLWLFLNDTSIPLTNNEAERRIRGCVIQRKISYGTTSDAGDKFRGRIHSLVETCKKRGLSTYAVLSEIVQAVTARQPYPNVFNL; encoded by the coding sequence GTGGTTGATTGCTTTCCTGACTCAACTTGTCCATGTTGCGGTAACACTGACGTCACGGTTCATGACACGCCTTTTTATCGTCACCAGGTCCATGAAATTCCTAAACCAACGATAGATATTACTGAGTACCGACTGTATTCAGGACAATGCCAGCACTGCAATGAACTGCTCAGAGCAAAGAAACCTGACCATGTTTCTCAAGGGATCATGGGGCCGAATCTTCTCAGCTATATTGCGGTATTAGCCGGTCAGTACCATTTAAGTATCCGTAAAACCCGCTCACTTCTGAAAGAGCAATTTGGAACCACATTCTCTATTGGAGCCATTAGCGAAGCGCAAACGAAAGTCGCTTCGATGTTAACGCCACTCCACCAAGCCATTCGAGATAGTATCCAAACCGCACCACTGGTACATGTTGATGAAACCTCTCATCCTCGTAATGACGAAGAAGGGCTTCGATGGTGCTGGCTTGTGGCCAGTGAAAACCTTGTTTATGAGAAAATCTTATTCTCTCGTTCCATGCATTCTGCGAAAACGGTGCTTGGTGAACATTACTCAGGCTTCGTTGTGAGTGACCAATGCCCAAGCTACAACTGGATAAACCCAGAAAAACATCAACTCTGCTGGTCGCATGTCACACGTAACCTTCAACAAATAGCGGACTATAGTGGCGGAGGATATACCGCTTACGTCGGCCGTCGTTTAACTCTGATTGCCAATATGATTTTCCGTATTCGTCATCGTCTTGAAAGAAAGGAAATCACGCACGGTCAATATCTTCGGCGAATGCAACGACTGCAAAAATCCCTCGATGACTGGCTTGAAAAAGGCAGTACACTGATAGTCCAAAGATATAAAGGACGATGCGAAAAATTGCAGCAGCATAGGCAAAGCTTATGGTTGTTCCTGAACGATACCTCAATACCGCTGACAAATAATGAAGCGGAGAGGCGCATACGTGGTTGCGTCATTCAGAGAAAAATCAGCTATGGAACGACATCCGATGCGGGTGATAAATTTAGAGGTCGCATCCACTCGCTTGTTGAGACGTGTAAAAAACGCGGACTATCAACGTATGCAGTACTCTCTGAGATAGTACAAGCGGTCACCGCACGCCAACCCTATCCCAACGTGTTCAACCTATAG